Genomic window (Nicotiana sylvestris chromosome 7, ASM39365v2, whole genome shotgun sequence):
acttaattaaatgcatacataaatcctagatatgcatgaaacatgtatttttattttaattttgtttaattataacaaagtgaacattttacggacaaaacacaaacaattaataaacgcaacacaaattctaaaattgcacactaaaagaaattagttttatttttgatttatttgggagtagtttttcgtgaggcaaaaatcacgtgctcacaattggTATCAGTGTCACTTCATcgactgcaaacatttcctttgcgaCATGTTGTTCCCCATAAACCATTTTCACACCATCCGCtatcgggaatttcatcatctggtGAAGGGTCGAAGGtattgccctcatgttgtggatccatggcctcccgagaagtgcattgtacctcatatcgccttcgatgacatggaatttcgTATCTTGAATGGTTCTGGCCACATTCACTGGTAGGATGATCTCCCTATtcattgtttcacttgccatgttgaaaccaTTTAAGACTCGGGAAGCTGGTACAATTTGGTCTTGCAAGCCgagctgctctacgaccctcgatctgattatgtttgttgagctacctggatccaccaGAACACGTATAacttaaattttatttaaaagaatagaaattaccagggcgtcattgtgcggctgagatatgccttctgcATCTTCGTCATAGAATGATAGGGCGTCCTTTGGCACATAGCTCCAAGtccgtttttctctggtgatcAACACCTTGGTGCATTTGAATACAGGCTTTTGTGGGACGTCGACAccaccaatgatcatgtggattacatgttgtggttctttttgcttattttttccgcttgcatctctctccctaaagtgattcttagctcgatcactaagaaattctcgaaggtgaccctcgtTGAATAACCAAGCTACCTCCTCCCTTAGCTGCATGCAGTCTTCGGTTCTatggccatgtgtgccatgatacttacatATCAAGTTTGGATTCCTTTGAGAGGGGTCAGtttgtataggcctgggccacctggtaTCTTTGATTCTTCCAATAGCTGACACCATCTCTGATACATCTATACTGAAATTAAACTCTGACAATCGAGGTGCCTCCGCAGGGTTGGTATGTTTATCGAACCCattcttactcatgagtccccgagagTTTTGGCCTCGTTCGTTTCTCCGATCATTCCGAAGAGCGTTACGACCCGAGCCATTGTTTCTCCAATCTACATATGGATGATATCGTTCCTTGTAGGATCTTTACTCCATGTCTGTATCTATCGGGGGCTTAGCTGCCAACCTGTTAGGATGAACTGAACCTGACGGGACTCCCAATTGGTCCtcttcgaccctaatctttgTTTGATAACGGTTATGTACGTCCGACCACATCACGGCTGGGCACTCGATCAGATTCTGCTTTAATTGTTGAGACGCGATCGAACTCCTTATATTCAAACCCTGCATAAAAgcttgtactgcccagtcatccgagaccggtggcaattccattcgctccatctgACTGGACATGAACTCCCTTAACATCTCATCATTTCTCTGTTTTATCTGAAAAACATCAGATTTCCTTGTCGCCATCTTTATGGCCTCGGcatgtgctttcacgaaggcatCTGCTAACATTGCAAAAGAACGATAGAGTTCGGGGGTAGGTTGTAGTACCAAATCATGGCTCCTTTTGAAAAAGTTTTCCCGAATTTTTTCAACAATactgactcgatctcatcatcattcAGGTCGTTTCCTTTAATTCCGCAGGTATATGAGGTAATATGCTCATTAGGGTCGGTTGTCTCGTTATATTTTGGTATATCGCGCATGCGAAACTTCTTAGGGATGGGCATTGGAGCCTCACTCTGAGGGAACGACTTTTGTATGAAATTTTTGGCATCCAAACCTTTCAAGAccggggtgcccccggtatttgatcaacatgggagttataagtctccacctttttgtcattatccTCAATCTTCTTTTCCCTGGACTCAATCCTCCTGGTGAGTCCCTCGAGCATCGTCATAATGGTGGGGTCAATCCCCGAGCCATTTTCGTTTGATCTTTCCGGCACTGGTTCAGTACGCCAAGTATTTTCTGGTCCGGCTACACTTGGAGTTTTATTCTGACTTTAAAGTTGAGCATTGGCGATTTGTTGAGCTTGTAGCATCtcaaatatcacttggaggctgattccACCATCTCCTACACCCTGTGTTCTTTGCCCCCCAGATCTGACTTCCCTGCGTACACTTGCTCCGGGGTCTGCGCCTATATCTGCattcaaagcaatgtgtgaactaacattcactgattccatatttggaactTCCCCAGGGTTTATCAGTTGTACATCGACACCTGGAGCAATTATGTTGACATTTTCTCCGTGGAACCCAAGACCGTCATCACCGTGCATGGGTGCATtctgtgagtttgacatgttttatcctgaaatcaaagaatctttgacaagaacaaGTCTGAAAATAACATGCGTTATCAAAATCAGTATTGAAACAAACACTATTATCGTTTGCCCCACGgttggcgccaaactgtttacctcaaaaatacgagtaacaattaaatttgatttgtggttttaaagatacgtgatttagttcaatttcaattaataatcaagaaatatgaagtgtGGATAAAGGAAATAAGTAAAATCAAACCAGTAGATAGGTCAATCTCGACCTCGAGCCCAGTGACCTCGAGGTTGGCTAGAAAAATAAAGCAAGAATATTaaagctaaaggacaattctgatggaCAATGAGCTAAAAAGTAAGATAGTATATTCTTtgtcaatgattagatgatgtttacaaatgattggggtcccctttatataggagggaaccctaaataaggtacatttccaattacagtaaagaatcttattgggacagctgTCTAACCACCTAGTACGGATTAGTATtaattcgtacaaatctattccggaATTTACGCCACGATCTTGGGGATGTGGCAGAAATCACGTCCTTCTATAACAAACTCATAACGACATTATCTCGGAGTCGGTTATACTTGGCTCTGACGTTCCTCGAGCGCTTAGGTCTTCGAGCCTCTTACTCTACCTTCGAGCCCGAGCTTGGTCTATATCAAACTCTTGTCCTCGATGCGACCTCTCGAGCCTACAAAATCggaggcatatgattttgaccgtatacaaattAATGATTTATAATTCCTATTCTAATACCTTTTTCTTGattaaaaaggaagaaaaactTTGGTTAGCTAACAAACTTGCTTAAATAATTAGACCGAAATAAAACATTCTATTCATTATATGGGCCTCTCCAGAATAGATAACATACTAGTAAAACTTTTGTGTACTCCTAGCTAGGGGAAGATGTTTGGTGAAATTAAGTGCAAATCAGCTAGCCAGCTTTCCATCACTAATATTGAAATTAAAATTTTCACTATttatatatatctatatctatatatctatataaaaGAGGGAATtaaaaagatgatgtggcatatTTCATAGTGTAGAAatcctatttatcttttttctcattttttttttgatttttccccTTTTCAAAccatttatcttattttaaaagtctACATCCATATCTCACACCTCTTTATTGAAggttgtgacttttcaagtccaTAACCCCCAATTGTTTAATGTGTTATAAATTACTTCTTAGGTTGTGGCTTTTAAAATCCATAACCTCCATTTGTTCAATGTGTTATAAATTGTATCTTTCGTTCTTTTTTTAGTCACTAATTTGTATCTTTCCAACCTTATGAGGTTTTATGACTTAACTCTCTCAGTTTTGTCCTATTTCATTAGTTAGATCTAATTCTAGCAGTAGTATCAACAAAAAACATACCCCACCTGTTGATTTAGTCATGTATCTTGGTTTTAAATCTGGCAAGTGTTGGTTCCCTGCTCAAGTTTACAATTGGTAGGTATGATCAAATTTCTTTCTTCAAAACAAACTTCCTGTTAGTATCTCGGAAGGAGGACTACTCCCAAATCTATTTATATCTTGTaaaaacttcttcattttcttaaCTGGTCCCTCATTTTCATCATGTAAGTATTGAAAGTCAATTTTTTCTTCTTATGAAAAGTTATTTGTTGAAGAAAATCTATATACATCTATCTATATGTTATGATGAATGCACTTTAACTTAATTATGTTGTTGTGATAAAGAAAGGTAATGAAAATTTTATATGGTTGTAAGAACTTATTGCAATCTATCAATTTAAaaagggtatatatatatatatatatatatatatatatatatatatatatatatatatatatatatatatattacaaagGAGATCACATGTTCTGAAGGTCAGTAAATGAAGAAGTGTTTTCATGTATATAGTTCCAGACTAATCATTTGCAAGAGGAGCGTAACTGCCTCTGGTAAACTGAAGAATCAAAATCTTGATTACATTCCTCTATAAAGCTTTTTGAGGATATGTATTACACTTCCTAATTTATTTTTACGGTGAGTAAATATTGGAttaatgatttttttaaaaataataaggtGAAATTGGATGAAATAATTCGCATTTTACAACCTTATTAGTCATGACAAAAAAAAGGTAAGAATACATCTATGGATTTGACCCATTTTTGTCAAGAGGAATTGTTAAAAAATCTAACAAATTAATAACTAATTCTTATTTCTCCAAGGAACTCAATAAACTAAAGATCAAAAGCTCGGAGTATCTCCTCTGAAGTTCTATTTGTGAAGCGTGAGGATGGTGCTCGACATGCAGTTTCAGTATTTTTTCTAATCTTTAACTTATAAAGAGGGTGTGGAGTATTAAAATTGTATGACCCTATGAGGAGTCATTAAGTAAAATGAACAAATGTTTGAATCTTTTTTTGAAGTAGACAATAGATTTGCCGTGATGATTAGAGAAGAATGGGAAGGATGAGGTGGCAGATTGCAGGATGAGGAAGAAGACAGAATTATATGTAAACAGAAAcagaggaaaagaaaagagaaaaaatgggcaaaaaaaggaaaaatctaAAAATACTGAATAAATAATAGAACATAGGGAGGGAAGGAAGTGAAAATGTAAATGTAAATATCatacatttttaaaaatatacatACAATATTTATAACATAAAGATGAAGTGCTAAAACTACGCAAGTAAAAAAACTTGAGGATATGATTAATCATGTCAAGAATCCTCTTCTATATTCCTATCATATGCAGAGATGAAATATTTCATGTAATTATTCTTCACCAAATTATTAGAAAAATCACTCTCTTTTTCATTCTATTTGATGAAGCCAAACACCTCACATAGTATGTGGATCTTTATAatatactttaattttttttctttccaagttcatcaataataataaaattttatttattcactttatgattattattattcACCTAAGGTTTTGTAGTTTTAAGCTACGGTCGCaatcaataaaaataattaaCAGTGGATTATTAACTTAACAATGCTTGAAATGCAACTTTAAATCTAATATTACAATAGAAATAAATTTTACTTAACCTAGCTATAGGCAGTGTATCATGTCGTAACATTTATGACCTAcaagttcaaaaataataaaGGCCCACGTGTACTTTTGTTTGGAATATTAACTATCATTTATTATTGACATGTATATAAAATCAAGAAATTGAGTGGTCAAAtataagagagagagaaagatcACTCAAATTTTAGAAGGGATTCATCAAAGCTTAGGGGATacaattatttttaaagaatacGGAGGAGATAAAAGACACAATAATTACTGCAAGGgaataattatgttatttgaatgTCAGAAACTACTACTTAAAAttaacaatttaaagataaaagGGTCATTGGTCTTGAGTAATCCATATGCAGTGATAATAAGATTGTTTCTCGACCACATGATTGAATAAGATCACTATGAACTTATATTTATAAATTCTAATTCTGGtaaaattatttatatataaATTTAATCAATATTTAGAACTATTGTTTGCTTGAGTATATGAATATTTATTTGCTTTATCTCGATTAAAATTACAAGACTATTTTGTAAATTGCTAATGTCTTCACGACCTTTAATaataaaatttgaaattaaatttAATCTATTCGGATTCGAAAACTAAAAAGAATCTTTAACATATTTATATCTAAAGATTAATAAGTTTATCGTGTATATCTAATAGTAAAATTTTTTGCAACCGCGCAAAGCACGAATAAATttactagtatatatataaagCTACAAATAGAAAAGGTGATGTGACACCTCTTATAGCTCAAGAAAGTTCTctatcttttttttctctttttttttggcttttatcCATCATTTGATGCCTAAAAAATCTGTAGAATATTAAACATATCATATTTAATTATGTCATCCTTAATAATGTCACTTATGGAAGGCTTAAATTAtgtatttatcttcttctttttagaAAGAATGACGAAGCAAATTCTACCATCAATTTGAAAACGAAAACAGCCCATCACTTAATAAGGGAATTGAACGGGTTCTCCATCATTAAACATAAGACAATAGCACACCACTATATATAGAGACTCGCCTTCTAACTTGGTTTCGTATCTGTCAATGGATTTCATGGCTTTCTATTTTCAGCTCCATTGTTATTATTAGATATACGTGCTTTGCTCCTTTACAAAATATTGATGCtactttattttctgtttttcaTAGCTGCAAGAAATTAATAGATTTGTATTGCCGTCGTAACTCTTCATTTGAAAGCCTGGGATTTTGTGCAGGAATGCTACTGTGTTTACTGTATGCGTTAGGTCTATTTGTCGTCTTTTTCTTTGTATTCTGCTTATGAATTTTGTTTAATGTCTTCCTTTGGTTTTTCATTTCCAGTGTATCATTTTGCTTTGTGAACTTACAGACTTTTTTTGAGAATAACAAGAAGATTGAAGAACTCAGTTTTTGGTAAAGTCACTTCTGATAATCATGTTAATTCATGTGTTCCTTTAATCTTTGTGCTGGAAGCCAAAGCAACCTGTAGGCCTTTATTCTCAATTTATCAATATATGTTAATGGAGATTATGGTATAAGACACCCAACACtgtatgtatttttttttattttttttttagcaaaaaaaCCAACCATCTTTCATACAAGACAAATAAATACAGAGCAGATTACAATCCATTGCTGTTACAAACGTTCTTATCAACTGATATGACAAAGAATAAGGCACACATCAACTGATGACATATGAAGTCAAGTTTTCTTATCTTTTCCAATTGAGGAAGACTTGAACCATGGTATCAACACAGATGTAGTCTTTTGGTAGAGCGTATATGTTTCAGTTCTGTATGTTTGGCTAAGCATTTTCCTCTCCACAAGCACAGTGACATATGCTAAGCAAATGCTATTTATGAGTGCACCAATGAATGTCCAACCTTGACCCAAATTCCATGCAATTAAGGCCAGTCCCCACCACCATAACTGTTCTCCAAAATAAATAGGATGTCTTGAGTAGCACCAAAGGCCTTTGTCAAGAATTGGAACCATTGGCTGGCCAacttctttcagttttttttttttttttttttttccgttAATAAATTTGTGGAGCTGTGTATCGGCGTGATAGGCGATTGTGATGCCGGAGAAGCAGATGACTATGGCAATGAAATCCCAGATGCTCCATGGCTTGTCCTGTGAATGGACAACATATAGTATCCAAGCTCATTTCACTTGGATCAGTAGCTTGCAACTCAACCTGGACACCATCAAATTCTCTCCTGAATCTCTCTTTGGAACTTGCATACAGCATCTTACTTCTTACTCTTGCTGTTTCTGGTGACCAAGCAACAAAGAAGATTTTGCTTTTCTGGACATTTTCATCAGTAGTGAAATCATAGTCAAAAACAAAAACAGCATAGCGGCATTCATTGGAAGGCAAGCTGTTGGCAAAATCTTCATGAGTCTCCTTGTTCCCCAACCTTCTCAACAACAACTTGCTGGCCCTCAATCTTGAACACTATGTATCTGTAGTTCCTTTTTGCTTTCAACTCCATGAATTTCAGCTTGCACTCATCACTCACTGCTATCCCTGATGCTGAATTCGCCATCACAGTCATTGCCTATTTTCACCCTTCAGCAATTCAGCTTCCTCAGCATCAAAATCTTCTGTTTTTGCTCTCTCTGCgagttttccttttctatttgaACTTTCTGTAATGACATGCTTTAGCTCATCCACAATCCGACGAAGCTGACTTTCATTGAGAAGTGGGCCACAGATCTGCAGGCAACTATTCAATTCATCCAACATGACTGCACATATTTCTGTCATAGGCTCCTCATGCAAAGCGTGTACCATAGAGAATATTATATCGCCTG
Coding sequences:
- the LOC138873061 gene encoding uncharacterized protein; protein product: MSKNGFDKHTNPAEAPRLSEFNFSIDVSEMVSAIGRIKDTRWPRPIQTDPSQRNPNLICKYHGTHGHRTEDCMQLREEVAWLFNEGHLREFLSDRAKNHFRERDASGKNKQKEPQHVIHMIIGGVDVPQKPVFKCTKVLITREKRTWSYVPKDALSFYDEDAEGSSTNIIRSRVVEQLGLQDQIVPASRVLNGFNMASETMNREIILPVNVARTIQDTKFHVIEGDMRYNALLGRPWIHNMRAIPSTLHQMMKFPIADGVKMVYGEQHVAKEMFAVDEVTLIPIVST